The following coding sequences lie in one Halomonas sp. 'Soap Lake #6' genomic window:
- a CDS encoding Lrp/AsnC family transcriptional regulator has translation MDSIDRRILDQLQRDSSLTNQALADEVGLSPSACLKRVKRLREEGIIEREVALLNPNALGQCLHIVVEVTMERDNKSLYQRFLTSAVNAPEVKQCYQVTGECDFVLIVTVADLDEYDRFCDRVLYSDDNMRKFRTLLSRKRHKFDTSVQLNH, from the coding sequence ATGGACAGCATTGATCGGCGTATTCTTGACCAGCTTCAACGTGACTCCAGCCTGACCAATCAAGCGTTAGCGGATGAAGTAGGGCTCTCTCCCTCAGCTTGTTTGAAACGAGTTAAGCGATTACGCGAAGAAGGAATCATTGAAAGAGAGGTAGCGCTACTCAACCCTAATGCGCTAGGGCAGTGTCTTCACATAGTGGTAGAAGTAACCATGGAGCGGGATAACAAATCACTCTACCAGCGGTTCTTAACGTCAGCGGTAAACGCCCCTGAAGTGAAGCAGTGCTATCAAGTAACTGGCGAATGTGATTTTGTGTTGATTGTGACAGTAGCGGATTTAGATGAGTACGACCGCTTCTGCGATCGAGTGCTCTATAGCGATGACAATATGCGTAAGTTCCGCACTCTGTTATCCCGTAAACGGCATAAGTTTGATACATCTGTACAGCTCAATCATTGA
- a CDS encoding TetR/AcrR family transcriptional regulator has product MARTQDEIRQTNVKKILLAAEQLFAEKGYAGASMGEIAQLADIPKSNVHYYFSTKKTLYQEVLLALLEIWKQDALCFELYDDPRVVLSTYIRAKMNHSRYRAHGSKIWAAEVMQGAPILKERLRDNLYEWAKLKESKIREWVESGQINPVEPSYLLYMIWASTQHYADFDYQIYLLNDDKPLDDLQFEKAVQSVTSVILRGIGLTA; this is encoded by the coding sequence GTGGCAAGAACTCAGGATGAAATTCGCCAGACCAATGTTAAGAAGATTCTCTTGGCGGCAGAACAGCTATTTGCCGAAAAAGGCTACGCCGGTGCCTCCATGGGCGAAATCGCTCAGTTGGCGGACATTCCTAAGTCCAATGTGCACTACTATTTTTCCACTAAAAAGACGCTTTACCAGGAGGTATTACTAGCGTTGCTGGAAATCTGGAAACAAGACGCGCTCTGTTTCGAGCTTTACGATGATCCCCGTGTAGTGCTCTCTACCTACATTCGCGCCAAAATGAATCATTCACGCTATCGTGCCCATGGCTCTAAAATATGGGCAGCAGAAGTGATGCAAGGCGCACCGATCCTTAAAGAACGATTGCGGGACAACCTCTACGAATGGGCCAAGCTTAAAGAGTCGAAAATTCGTGAGTGGGTGGAATCTGGCCAGATTAACCCTGTTGAGCCTTCCTACCTGCTCTATATGATTTGGGCATCGACTCAGCACTACGCCGATTTCGACTACCAAATCTACCTGCTCAATGACGATAAGCCACTAGACGATCTACAGTTTGAAAAAGCCGTACAGTCGGTCACCTCGGTGATCTTGCGAGGCATTGGGCTGACAGCGTGA